The Pyrus communis chromosome 5, drPyrComm1.1, whole genome shotgun sequence region CAAATATGAAGAATCAGCTTGGTGCCTGCTGGTTGTTGCCTCACTTGAGAAAGGTATACGCATGTTTTTACAGTGGTGTTCGGGGGGATAGTGGCTGCCTGCCATGTGTCTTCTCAGATACCTCTGATAGTTTGGATCATGATAGAGTTCCTCCTCGGATGCCTCATAATCACGGTACTGGGCCATGCTCTTCTCCTTCCAAGTGGCTCCTCTCGCATCCCTTCCACTCGCCTTTCCATTCAAATTGTTAACTTGGTCCTGCAGTTCATAAACCATTCTCAATAGTGTCCTCTTGTCCTCCACAGACATTTCAGATGATTGGTAGCCTGAACTGTGCTGGTACTCGCTATGCAGTTGATTTGTAAGGCCTCTATTTTTGTATCCGCCTTGGGAAACTCTTCGACGGAATGCCATCCTAGACATATATTCATCACTCTGCAATCTATTCCAATCTCGGCTTGGATGGCCTTGTCTTCTAGGTGGCAGTAATGCATCTTGATCCCACTTTCTGTATTTCATCGCATGATCATTCTTCACAGGCAAATTTGACCAGGGATCCCTTGCTTGACGTTGCAATCCTGAATCTCTAGTCATCATGCTATTCGCCATGAATTTATCCCTTCGGATTCTTTCTTCAGAATGAACAATGTTTGAACGTGTATTTCGGTTGAAGAACTGATCATCCATGCCATCATAAGAAGAAACACTGGCATCATAAGCATGATGACTTCTATTTGCTGGGGACCTCGACAGATCTCTAGGTGCACTGCTAAGCTCAAGGCTGGGGAAGAACTCCGTATTTCCAAATGCATCAGGAGACCCTACATGATCAAAGCCTTTGGAAAAAGCACTATTCTGAGGTTCCTCCAGTTGCCCATTAGGAGAAGATGTCAGGGAATCCGCTGCAATGCTTTCCCTTACCGCCATATGAGCAGTAACATCAAAGCCATTAGGAACACTATTCCGAGGTTCCACCTGTTGTTCATTGCGAGAAGATTCAAAGGAATCTGATGAAATGATTTCCCGTGCGGCCATATGAGCAGCAACAATTGAACTACTTCCCCTCGCTTCTCCCTGATTTACAGTATTTGAGCtctggaaatcagaatcaatcTCCTTGTTGATGCCCACGTCCACATTTGTTTCTCCTAAAGGTGAGCTCTCATCATTCGTTGATACTTCTGCACCTTTTCGTGTTTTTGGTAATGTCTCCTGAACTTCGTCACGTGCAAACTCAGTCGATGAACAAAATTCATTGGAAACTTCAAGTTTCTCACTATCAAAATCACGAGAATCATTTTGATCACTCTGATTATTTTGGTCTTCATTTGGTAAGTTTATATCTCCAACTTGTTCATGATCACAATCTTCAGAAGACTCATTGCGACCCTTCATACTGGTTTGATCTGAAGGGCACTCTCCTGAGTCTGGAAGAGTAGCCCCATGATTTGCGCTGCCAAATTCTTTGTCATCAGAAGACTTGATTTCACTCTTGTTATTGTCTTGTTCTGAGAAGCATTTTCCCGAGTCAGGAAAAGTTGCCTCAGGACTTGAGTTGCTAAGCTGCTTGCCTTCTGAAGGTTCACTTAGATCCATCTCGTTGTTTTGGTCCAGTAAACATTCTCCTGAGGCAGGAAAAGTAGATTTTGGACTTGAGCTGCTAAATTTGTTGCCTTCTGAAGACTTAATCTGCTCCTTCTCATTGTTTAGGTTCGAGAAACATTCTCCTCGAACAGTAGCCTTAggacttaagctgctggattcATTACCTTCTGAAGATTTACTAATGACCGGATTATCTGTCTCATTGTTGTGATCTGAAGCGCATTCTCCTGACTTTGAAAGACTTGCATTATGACCTGAGGTGCCAGATCCTTCGTCTTCGGAAGAGTTATCTTCACTCTTCTCCTTGTTTTGGTCCGAAAAGTATTCTCCTGGGTTTGAAAGACTTGCATTTTGAGTTGAGATGCTAGATTCTTTGACTTCTGAAGACTTATCTTCACTCGTCTCGTTGTTTTGGTCCGAAGAGTATCTTCCCGACTCAAGAAAAGTAAGCTCACGAGTACTTGGGCTGCTAGATTCGTTGTCTTCTGCAGATTTACTCCGATCCCCCTCGTCGTTTTGTTCTGGAAGAGCTGCATTATGACTCGAGCTGCTAGATTTCTTTTCTTCGGAAGGCTTGTCTTCATTCTTCTCATTGTTTTGGTTCGAAAAGAAATTTCCTGATTCAGGATAAGTAGCCTTAGGAGTACTTGAGGTGCTAGACTCGTTGCCTTCTGACGACTTCTTCTGATCCCTCTCATTCTCTTGGTCTACGGGAGCTGCATTATGACTCGAGCTGCTAGATTTCTCTTCTTCGGAAGGCTTGTCTTCATCCTTCTCATTGTTTTGGTTCGAAAAGCAATTTCCTGATTCAGGATAAGTAGCCTTAGGAGTACTTGAGGTGCTAGACTCGTTGCCTTCTGACGACTTCTGATCCCTCTCATTCTCTTGGTCTGAAGAGCATTCTCCGGATTCAGAAAGAGTTGCATTACGAGCTGAACTTCTGGACTTTTTATCTTCAGAAGCGTGATCCAAACGAATCCTCTGAGCTGCCTCAGTGTCATTTAAGCTAGCGCTCTTGCTTCTCAATCCATTTACTCGAGCTTTTGCTGCATTCAGAAGGATGATTTAGGAAACTAATTCGAACAATGAAGTAAAAAACTGTATGTCGAAGTAGTTATCTATAAAACTGCAGGTGAAAAAAAGAGAGCTCAATTACTCCGAACGTTGAATCAACAGACAGAAATGAGATTGGTCCGACATGCGATTTCTCATATTAAACAAACTAAGAAATCGAAGAACACAATCTCGCCAATGTGGGGTTAGGCCGGTTGGCCAGGTCCCATGCACGTTCAAATCCCCCCGCCCAATAAATTGTAGTAGTTTAGAATAGAATATTGCCTTGTCAACCAAAATATCGCGGAAATCTCAATAGCTGATTCCTTCCTTCTCTATACATGtatcatagtttttttttttttttttttttgagtacatcgGGAAAGGGGAGTTGGGCTAAACCAGACAATAgacagcctaatttggtatcgaattcatcatccacgagattcgaacctaagatctgacttacaagtgaagaggaatactagaCCATAGTTATATATACAACAAAGCAGTTAGCAAATTAAATTTGTGAGATGGTTTGAGTTTAATACCTTGGAGAGTGACACCACATCCGCCGCACTTGTAGACCGGAATATCCGGCAACTCCGCAAGAAGCTGCCGGCATTTCGGACATCGTACCAGTCGAACATTTGCTGTCAGTTCAGGAGACATCTTTGCCCAACACAAACGAAAGGGCTTCCAGTTCCAGCAAAAAAGTCTCAAACTTCGAAGGAAGCTATAGAATTTCAAACACCATCTGCAACACAAACAAAAGGGCTTCCAGTTCCAACAAATTCTCCAAAAAACTAAAAGGGTTTTTCTAAGATCCATGaaacaacaacaagaacaacaaaaaaaaacataaaaacaggaACATTCCGAGCTAGAATTTGAGGAAATTAAGGAAGCAGTACCTGAACAAAACAGAAGCAAAACCTCAGACTTCGGAGAGATCCaaaagagagagacagacagaaAAAAGGCAGTGAATTTGTTTGTCTGTTTGATTTTCACGAAATGGGTGAAGAAGGCAAGGCAAATGGAAGTGTTTGGCAAAAACGttgaaaacaaaagcaaataaaaaatcttaTCTTTGGTGTTTACTGTTTGGCAAAGCTCGTCAAAGTCTTGGGAGTGCGTGAAGGGTTAAGTCTGTGATTTTCCAAGCAGAGGAATCGATGAGGATTTGGAATTGGTCTTCTGCTTTTTTCGTGGTGAAGAAGCTTCTTCCTGGTCAGATCACCGCTGACCGTGAGAAACCCGGTCAAGCTCAAAGACTGACtacagagaagagagagaagatagaGAGATGAGTGATACCTCCGCCCGCCGTATTAAAGCGTTCGTCTTGACGTGTCATCTTGTTACTAATTCCGAGCTTGAGAGAAGATAGAGAGATGAGTGATACCTCCGCCAGCCGTATTTAAAGCGTCCGTCTTGACATGTCATCTTGTTACTAACTCCGAGATTAACTTACTTGATACGGAAATATCAAGGTTGCGAGAAATTCTCATGCTCAGTCGGAGAATTATGTCATCCTAATACCCACACACAAACTAGTGAGCCCCCTGTAATTATAGCAAAGATTATCTCTTGGTACTAAAACATAATTCGAGTGGTGTCACCTGATCAATGAATATTTGTTACTTGTAACCATTTAATACAGTTGTTACGTGGTGTCTTTGATTACATGATAATAACATCCCTCGCTATCCCACTTTCACCAACAAAGCACAAAGCAATCTGTTGGGAGTAACGTTGCACCTACCATCTattgtatcatctctctaatagaaatAGAGTTCGCCAACACATGTAGGTCTCGTCTCTATTATAGAGATAGTACAAATAAGTGGTAAGAATAtcatttttaatcttttggttGTGAATGCTTTAAAGTGACGATATATCAAACTAATcatatagtatttttttttttcaaagaaatgtaaaacaaatatttatgttattaattcaaaAAGTTAGGGTAGCGTTGTAGTGTCGGTAGGCCCTTGTCCACCAACTCCCGTTCCCCCTTCCCGGCCCAATAATTCAAATCAATCAATGCAAAGCAAAACACTTATCCTGTTACCCGTATTACCATTTGGCACAAGAGAATCGAAATactaagaaaaaaatttcaaaagtcaaacCGTCTCTCTGTCATTTTATATTGTTAGATGATTTtcatattaatataataaaatattatgtataaAATGTGAGGTGCGAAGAGCTCATGAAAAATCTAAAGattctctttagcatttctcaaccAACCACTCTTCTTTTGTTGGCACGAGCGTTATATACGTAGGGTTATTTGGAAAAGGATCATCGTCGGATAATTTTCTTAGGATTTTAAGGATTCCGCAATCGtatctgtttatcgtacatcgtgcagtcaattttcgttaagtactatttatatttgaattttaaata contains the following coding sequences:
- the LOC137733125 gene encoding uncharacterized protein, which gives rise to MSPELTANVRLVRCPKCRQLLAELPDIPVYKCGGCGVTLQAKARVNGLRSKSASLNDTEAAQRIRLDHASEDKKSRSSARNATLSESGECSSDQENERDQKSSEGNESSTSSTPKATYPESGNCFSNQNNEKDEDKPSEEEKSSSSSHNAAPVDQENERDQKKSSEGNESSTSSTPKATYPESGNFFSNQNNEKNEDKPSEEKKSSSSSHNAALPEQNDEGDRSKSAEDNESSSPSTRELTFLESGRYSSDQNNETSEDKSSEVKESSISTQNASLSNPGEYFSDQNKEKSEDNSSEDEGSGTSGHNASLSKSGECASDHNNETDNPVISKSSEGNESSSLSPKATVRGECFSNLNNEKEQIKSSEGNKFSSSSPKSTFPASGECLLDQNNEMDLSEPSEGKQLSNSSPEATFPDSGKCFSEQDNNKSEIKSSDDKEFGSANHGATLPDSGECPSDQTSMKGRNESSEDCDHEQVGDINLPNEDQNNQSDQNDSRDFDSEKLEVSNEFCSSTEFARDEVQETLPKTRKGAEVSTNDESSPLGETNVDVGINKEIDSDFQSSNTVNQGEARGSSSIVAAHMAAREIISSDSFESSRNEQQVEPRNSVPNGFDVTAHMAVRESIAADSLTSSPNGQLEEPQNSAFSKGFDHVGSPDAFGNTEFFPSLELSSAPRDLSRSPANRSHHAYDASVSSYDGMDDQFFNRNTRSNIVHSEERIRRDKFMANSMMTRDSGLQRQARDPWSNLPVKNDHAMKYRKWDQDALLPPRRQGHPSRDWNRLQSDEYMSRMAFRRRVSQGGYKNRGLTNQLHSEYQHSSGYQSSEMSVEDKRTLLRMVYELQDQVNNLNGKASGRDARGATWKEKSMAQYRDYEASEEELYHDPNYQRYLRRHMAGSHYPPEHHCKNMRIPFSSEATTSRHQADSSYLHYEPQDWQCSAPLPQPVRCSNNGLCRVHPGHSCWTSYDESRPSTPERYVESDFPLWGRETMSDDLRHQRHDVNKLYREKQHLAKRHFRPIAGGAPIITCYNCSKLLQIPADFLLFKRRYHRLRCGACLEVLRFSLRKRSHIVPHEQNAIAPPPSEVGDYNAAANGGNLAQHADTVSCSDDYGYGPSYYNGYSTDGDPGALAPSNSPQGDSENRNMSYSSLDQMKERKELVLRQSQNKDKNPIETFVPARPSLSSEIEELPAKSSSPLHKLMGYASPSQVIRGSRK